The Chloroflexus aggregans DSM 9485 genome segment CATGCGCAATCTGCGCAATGTTCTTGCGTTGGTCAATAATGGTTTCCACAATCGCCCGTTTGCGACGCAGGATGTTGTCCATCAGCAGCATAAGCGCATGCTTCATGTGCGAGCGAACACCAGGGACCAGTTCGACGCTGAACGTGCGGAAGAGTTCGTCACGGAGCGCCTTGGAGAGGGAGCCTTTGGCGCCGAACAATGTACCAAAGCGTTTGCGCACCAACGTGGGAACCGGTTTACGGTCATCCACATTGCCTGGAGTAAGCATCCGATTGAGGAATTCGCCACGGTCGTTGCAAACCAGATGACGTTTGCAGCCGAACACCCAGTCAGTGGCGGTGTTGCCACGCGCTGCCAATCCAGCACAGACCTTATGAGCGTGGATTCTGGGGTTGTTGCAGACCGCCAGAGCAGTTGCATCGATACCCGCAATGCCTGTACACGTTCCGAAACAGCGTGGGCGCAGGTACCCACACAACGGAACCAGAACGGAAGGAATCAACGCGACAAAACGGTTATATCTGACCAGACCAGGACATGCAGCGCGCAGGCGTTCCAGCACATAGTCGGTGTAGGACGCTTTGAAATGACGATAGTGTGACTGATGAAAATGGATCAAAATGGTCATGAGCTCACTCACGCTCAGGCTTCTTTCACGCTGCCGCTGAATGTCACCTGCGCTCAACAAGTGGTTCCGCCACACAGGCAGCAAAGACTGGCAACAATCATCGACATCACAGAACAACTCGATTAGACTATCCATCAGGGGCTCCTTGGAATGCTTGTTTTGATAAATCCAAGTTTACACTAGGGAGCCCCTTATCCCGAATTCACGTTACTTACTGCGGTTTGCTACTATCTGGTGGGGTTTCCGGCATCGGCAATAATGGTGCAACCGGTGCAACCAGCCGATCAACAATCGCACTCAAACGAGTGAACTGAGGGCCTAGCTCGGTCTCGACCAAGGGAATATTGACCGGTACATCGAGTTCGACCGGGATCGATGTCACCAGCTTCACACTCATGTTCAAATCAACCGGCAATTCAAGACCTGCCGGTAAGACAATCGCTACACTGGCATTGAGATTACCACCACCACCGGGAAACGTAATTTGGGCCGGTGCTTGCAGCGAAACCGGTTCGGTGAGGGTGACCACATTCCGCTCGGTCATGATGGTTGCGCGATTGATCGGGACATCTAGTTCGATTGGGAGACGGGTGCTGAGCGGCACTGTATATACGATCGTTGCTGTTTCAAGATGATTAACAACATCTTGTAGCTCGGCCAAATTGTTGGCGGCAAAGGCCGGCAAACTATCGGCCAATTGTGCAACTTGACGTTGGTTCATGACCAGAATCCCGATCACAACCCCCAACACCACCAACAAGACTGCGTTCATAATAAACGATGTCCAAATCATCGCCTTGTACAAAGGGGCAATACGTGCATAGCGCTTTGGGGTCTGCGTTGTGGTTTCGCTGCTCATGGTACCTCCTACACCTACATATTGAGAGGAATAATACCATGCCCATTCGTAGATGCAAGAGTTGCACAATCGCCATTTTGGCGTATAATGAGACAGTGCCGCGAACGGCAGATACTTGCGGAACCCCGCCAGGACCGAAAGGTAGCAACGGTACGCGAGTTCCTCTGGGTGTTCGCGGCACAGTGTTTTGGCAGCGACACTGGCGATCCTCGAAACACAAGCATCGCGCCCGCACCGGCCCAACAGCGACACTGGCGACCCTCGGAACCCGGCCACCTCGTCTGCACGGGATTATGTGCGCGGCGCGCTATTTGCGCAGACACAATAGCTTCTCTGGGAACACAAGCATCGCGCCCGCACCGGCGCATGCGCGGCGTTTTGCTTGCGACACTTGCTACGCCCGATCATCGGCAACGATCGCCGTCGCCAGATCGGCCAGCAACGGGGTCCCACCGATTCGTTGCAAGAGAGGGATGACCAGCTCAAGTGCATGAAACATCTCTTCACGCCCCACCGCGGCCTTTGCCAATGTTGTTGCCAAGCGCGCCAAGGTCATGGGATCGGTAGGATCAAGGGCCACAATAATTGCCAGTTCGGCGCGTACCCGCTCATTCCGGCGGCGGATGCGACGGGCGATCTTAGCCGCAGTCGCCAACTCACCGCGTTCGGCGAGGGCTACCACCAGGGCTGCACGATACCGGCTACGTACCTCACCGATCAGCAGCTCATCGGCCAGTTGGTCGGCCAGCGTGGCATCGGTCGTTGCTAACAACGGTGCGATCAGCACTAAGGCACGTCCCCGCTCAGCAGGCACCTCGATCGCACGAATCATTGATACAGCGGTGAGTACATCACCGGAACGCGCGCGAGTAATGGCCAAATCGGCGCTAGTACGCGCACGCTGATCGGCAGCAACAATCGCCATTGCCTGCGCCATTGCCGATTCCCAATCACCGATAGAAGCCAACGTGCGCGCAATCTCATCGCGTGCCCAATCTCGCTCATCGTCATCGGTCATCTGGGCCAACACAGCCTGCGCTCCGGCATAATCACCTGCCTGTACACAAGCAACCGCAACCCGCGACAAGGCCCGTTCCAGTTCTTCCCCGCGTAACTGATTGGCTATCGCCAATGCCCGATCCTTACGACCAATCGCTGCATGGGCCGAAGCAAGAGCAGCCAACAATATCGGACGATCCTCGCCTTGGAGGGCATCTATCTCGCGCGTTGCTCGTTCGGTAGCAAGATTAGCAACCAACCCTTGCAACAACACGCGCAACTCGAGCAACGTCGTCACACGCAACTCACGATTGCTGATCCGCTCAGCCGCTGCCAATGCATCACCATCCTTTTCGGCGTGTGCAAAGACGCGGGCCAGGCGAGCTAAACCGCGATCACGCTGATGTTGGCCGGGTAACGCCATAATTCGGCGCAACGCAGCCTCTTCATCACGCAAGGCCACCTCGCAAGCCAGCTCAATCTCGGCCCAGGCGCGTGCAGTCTCTACCTTCAGCTCGTCCAACATCATCGCACCGCGCGGATCACCGATCCGTTCTAAGGCAACCGCCACCTCGGCCTGCGCCCACGCAGCCCGATTTTCGTGCAGAATGGAGCGTGACAAACGCCATGCCCGGTCGTACTGACCATCTTCAAGTAAGCGTCGTATCACCAACGTCTCAACCTGGGCACGGCGTTCGAGTAGATCGATCAACTCCGCACAGGCTAAAGCCCGATCAACATCACCGGCTATCAAGCAAGCAGTAGCCAGCGCCTCGATAGCTTGATCACGAACGTCACGCCAAGCCCGCGAAACCGGCTGTGCTTCGAGGTCAAGTGCCCGAGAAAGGAGACGCATCGCGGCGCTACGCATATTAACGCTATAACACGCCTCACCGAGCTGGCGCAACACAGCCGCTTTTGGGACACCATCGGGCAACTGCTCAACGATCGCCGTTACCCGGCGCAAACTCCCTTCACGTCCACCGGTTTGAACAGCGGTGAGAAAGGCAGCAACCACAACATCGCCGGTAAGTTGCCGCGCGCGGGTAGCAAGTGTACCGGTGATGGCAGCAATCCGCGCTAAATCCAACGGCGAACCGGCTGCGGCATCGTACAGCATCCAACCGGCATCCCGCAGCGCGCCGGCTATTCCTTCACGCAATTCTCGTTCACGCAACCAAGTTGTTGGGTTGGCCGTAGGCAAATGAGCCGGACGCTGGGCAGGAGGACATAACGCTGTGTGGCGGGCCAATTGGCGTCCTAGATAACGGTTCGTCAAATCGAGCGGGTTTTGTTTGAGCCGTTCGGCGTACCAACGGGCCAGCTCTCCGTGTGCAGCATTCATCTCGTGCGCAGCGTGACGGGCCAAAAACAAGCGCACCGCGCGATGCGCATAGCGCACGAGCAAAATCGTATCATCCTCACTCAGTCGGCGTAGATTGATATGGACGAGACCCTGTTCTTCCCAGCGGTCGAGAATGAGATGTGGGTGTTCGGCACTAACTTCGGCTAACACCGTCATCGGCAACGGTTCACCCGCGGCGGCCAACAAAACGGCCAATCGTTGCTCGGTTCGACTAAGCGACTGCCACCACTGCTGCAACAGATGATCGAGATCGGGTGGCAAATTTGCCACATCAAGCAAACCAAGGTGGAGCCAGCGTTCAGCCCAACTCAGATAGAGCAGATTACCGCGGGCTGCCAAAACAAGCGGTTTGCGCCAGCCTGGTGGGCAATTACGGCGTTCGAGCAACGACGCTTGGGTTTGGAAAAGGGCACTATCGGCCTTTGGCAAGACAATTCGCGCATCAGGCTCGATTGGCAATGAACCGTGGACGAGCAGTGTCACACCGGCAGGCAGATCGAGCGGTAGTGGTAACGGCAGTGAGCGCAAGGGCTGTCGATCACGGTTAGGCGCGCTGACCAGTAGCACCAGTGGTCGATTCGGATCGACGACTTCGGCCAAAAGCCGTTCAAAAGTGGCAGGGTCGGTTAATGCAGCAGGATCGACCAAAGGCAAAGAAGGGCGGCGTAGTGCGGCGATTTGGGCGTAGAATGCCAGTGCCCCGCCGCCATCATCATCATCGGCCAGCCAGAGTGGCCACTCAGCGCGCACTGCCAACTGGGCGAGCAACGTCGTCGCTCCGCTCCCCATTGGTGCGTCGAGAGCAATCACGCCATGTTGTTCGCGCAGCATCG includes the following:
- a CDS encoding IS982 family transposase; translation: MDSLIELFCDVDDCCQSLLPVWRNHLLSAGDIQRQRERSLSVSELMTILIHFHQSHYRHFKASYTDYVLERLRAACPGLVRYNRFVALIPSVLVPLCGYLRPRCFGTCTGIAGIDATALAVCNNPRIHAHKVCAGLAARGNTATDWVFGCKRHLVCNDRGEFLNRMLTPGNVDDRKPVPTLVRKRFGTLFGAKGSLSKALRDELFRTFSVELVPGVRSHMKHALMLLMDNILRRKRAIVETIIDQRKNIAQIAHARHRSPVNVLVNLLCGVIAYCRQPKKPSLGLGTLPALIA